The genomic region TTTTGCCTTTTCTCAATAAATTTTTTTCATCAAAACCCATTCGATTTGTTTTAAACATGTTATATAAAGTTTTTGTTGAAATATTTTTTATTTTATTTTTCTTTAAAAAATCAGCAATTATATCAAGAGCATAATTTTTAGTAATTAACAAATGATTGATAGTATTAATTTCTGTTAAAGTTAAAATTATTAATTTTCTACCTGCATTTTGTTTATTTTTTTGAACTTGATTCAATATTTCTAATAGTAATAAGTTTTGATTTAATAATTTACAAACTCTGTGTACAGTTGATTTACTATAATCAATTGCTTTTGCTATTTTACGAATAGAAAATCCATAACTTTTATATTCTTTTATTGCTATTATTGATTCAATAGTCAGATACTTATACATTGTGCTAATTCCTTTCTTTTCTTAATTATAGAATTAACACAATTTGTTTTTTATATAAGTGTCCTTTTTAAAATTTTACATTTCAGGAAATAAAAAGACAATCATTGCTGACTGTCTTAATACTTATTCAAATCTTTTCCCACCTAACAAAACTTTATGCGTCCAAGACTAACAACTATCCACTGAATAATTTATTCCCAAAGCACTTGGTGCACCCGTAATTTTTTTATTATAAATAAACCGAAAAATTAATAATGATACTAATGGTGACAAGTAAATTAATGATTTTAACAATTGGGGATTAATATGTTTAGTAATATCAGGAACAGCAGCAGCCTCATATGTTAACTGAATTACATATCCTAAAATAAATGAACTTAATATAATAAACCATCCATTTCAGCGGGCCAGAATCATAATCGCAATAGCAATAAAACCATAGCCCCCTGCTGTTGGCATAAAAATATTTTGGGTTATCACATATAATGAACCACTTAATCCAGCTAAAGCTCCCGAAATTGTAATCGCAACAAATTTATAACGAATAACATTAATCCCAACAGATTCACTAGCTCAAGGATTTTCGCCAACTGATTTTAAACGCAACCCAAACTTACTAAAAACTAATAAACAAATAATAGCAATTACAATAATTAAAATAATAAACGGATAAAAAATTAAACTATCTATTTTTCAAGGAATATATTGAATATTACTTGAAATATTAGCACGATTATTTAATAATGTTGCTCCCATCGCGGCAATGGCAGAGCCAGCAACATTAACAACTGTCCCAGAAATAATATGATTAATTTTAAATTTTAATACCATTAGTGAATGAAGCAACGATATTATCATTCCAAAAAGAATGCCAACAATAATTGCTATTACTGCTAAATGATGATTATTTAAATTATTAACATCATAATGACGATAAGTAACTAATGAATAACCAAAACCAGCAAATACCATCTGTCCTTCCAAACCAATATTAATTACACCTGCTCGCTCAGAAATTAAAGCAGCAATAGCAGTAATCATAAAAATACTAATTAAAGGTAGTCCACTTATTAAAGAAGTTCCAAAAACTGAATTAAGCATCTTTCTTTACCTCCTTCGTTATTTCTTCAATTAAAGTCTTCTTACTAATAAATTGCGATGCATTTCTTAATTGTGATTTTGTCAGTTTTTGCAATTGTAATTTATAATATCATCTTTGAAACAATGAAAGATTAGAATCATTAATTATTTTATTTAAGTCTAAGATCTTTTTTTCTTTTGCTTCATAACTGTTTTCATATTCATCAATTACTAATGTCATATTATTATTATGCAATTTTAAAATTAGTTTTTGTTTAATTAAAATAATTTTTTTTGTTAAACCGATAATTTTATTTTCTTTACTATTCAACTTTTTAATTTTTATTTTGTCTTCTTTAAAAAATTGCTTTGCAAAATTAATTTTTTGTTCTGATATTTCTTCATATTCTTTTCAATATTCAATAATATTCATTTCTTTATTAACATTAATTAATAACTTTTGCGATAAATATAATGCATGATTTCTCATAAAAATAAGTTTTAATCAATTTCTAGTATGAGCTTCAAAATATTCATAATAAATATCAATTTTATTTAAAAGATAATAAATTTTAAGTTGAATAAAATCTTTAAATCGTAAAAACTTTAAATACCACCTATTAATTCCATGATAACTATACGGCAATCTCAGTTGTCTTGTAGCCATTAATTGTAAATATCACTTTGTTATTTTTGATTTTGGTTTAACTAAAAAATATGTTCCTAAAGCAATTGATAATAAGGCAATAGCAATAATCGTCTCAACAATTTCTTTATTACCTGACATAACAACTTTTTGAGCATACACAGCACTAACAAATAATGCTGAGAAAATAATACCAATAAAACTATTATTTGCTAATAATGCCACAGTAATACCATCAAAACCAATATTTAATGGAATAGATTGTACCGGTAAAAATCGTACCATCCCATAATAATAAACAAAACCAGCAATTCCAGCAACACACGAAGAAATTAACATTGTATAAATTACAATTTTATTATATTTAACGCCAGCATACTTTGTAGCCAAAGGATTACTACCACTAATTTTAATTTTATATCCTAAACTAGTAAATTTAAAAATAAATCAAAAACCAGCAATTAAAATTATTGTAATAAAAATCCCTATATTAAAAGGCGAAGTAACAATTTCCTTTAAATTTAAATTTATTAATAAATGATTAGGAAAACCAATTGATGCACCATTAGTTTCAAGAGCAGGCCCACTTTCTAAAACAAATTGATAAAAATATAAGACCGCTCAATTTAGCATTATCGTTGCAACAACTTCATGAATATTAGCATAAACTTTTAATACTGCCGTAAGTAATCCTAGTGCCATTGCTGATAATATACAAATTATAAAGACAAAGAAAGGATTTAAAGCATCAGCATTCCCTCAACTCAAAGCAATATAAGACATCACCCCAGCAAACATCATTTGTCCTGAAACACCAATATTAAATATTCCACCTCTAAATCCAATTGCAACAGCAATTCCTACTAAGCCATAAACAGAAAAATATCCTAAAAAATCTAAAAATACATTTTTACTACGAAAATTACCTCATAGTAAATCACCAATTTTATATTTTGCTAATGGATCATTACTAATTAATAAAAGAAATAATCCAATAATAAAAGCTACTACAATTGATAATATGGGAAAAAATATTTTTTTATATTTACTCATCTTTAAAATTCACCCCCACCATCATTAAACCTAATTTCTCTTTAGTAACATTATTCGCTTTAACTTCACCCATATTTTTACCATTATTAATAGTAATAATCCGATCAGATAAATTTATTACTTCATCTAATTCATATGAAATTAAAAGCACAGCATTACCTTGATCTCTTTGTTTTAATAACGATTCATAAATATATTCAATAGCACCCACATCTAATCCTCGTGTTGGTTGTTCAGCAATAATTAACTTCGGACTTTCTGATAGTTCTCGCCCAATAATTACTTTTTGTTGATTACCACCAGATAACTCTTTAGCCCTATTTTGAACACTTTTAGCGCCACGAACATCAAAATTATTAATTATTTCTTGCGTTTTCTCTTTAATTTTAGCAAGATTTAATAATCCATAATTAGTATATTTACGATTAAATTGATCACGCAACGAAATATTTTCTCATAAACTCATATCTAAAACTAAACCTTGCTTTTGACGATCAGCAGGAATATGATGAATTCCTAAATTATATGTATCTTTAGTATCTAATCGTAATAAATTATACTCTCATGGTATTTTCTGACCAACTTTAATATTACTATCTTTTAATATTGCTTCTTTTTCTTTAATTTGTTTTAACTTATTAGTAACCTTATTAACAACATCTAATTCATCAAATAACATTACTTCACCACTAACCGGATTTAAACGACGACAAATAATATTAACAATATCTTCTTGACCATTGCCTTCAATCCCAGCAATACCCAAAATTTCACCACGATTAATTGTTAAACTAAAATTTTTTAATATATTAACCTTAGCTTTACTTAAAGTATTAATATTTTTAAGAACTAATAACTTTTCGCCTAATTTAAGAGGTTTTTTCTTTAAAGAAAAACTTATTTTTCTTCCGACCATTTTCTCAGCTAATTTATCAACTGATGTTTTTTTAACATTAACCGTATCAATATACTCACCTTGTCTAATTATTGTACAACGATCAGCAATTGCTTTAATTTCATTTAATTTATGAGTAATAATAAGAATCGCTTTACCTTGCGATTTAAATTCTAAAAGCATTTTCATCAAATCATCTATTTCCTGAGGTGTTAAAACTGCTGTCGGTTCATCTAAAATTAATATTTTGGCATCACGATATAACACTTTTAAAATTTCTACTTTTTGTTCGTCATAAATAGAAATATTATTAACTTTTTCTTTTAAATTAATTTTAAAATTCATTTTCTCACAAATTTGTTCAATTCTTTTATTAGCTTCACGAGAATTTAATCAAAATCTTGTTTGTCATTTTCTTTTCATCCGATGTAAAAAGCTACGATAAAAATTCATTCTTTTTTTAAGTTGATTAATTTTACTACAGATAATTGTTTCTGTATCAGCATTATTTTCAACACGATTATTATATTTATTTTTTAAAGCAATAATAATATCAGTTAATTTATATTCCAATTTTTCTAATTTATAAGCCATCGTTTTATTAAATAAATTAAATTTTTCAAGAAGTTCTTGATATTTATGTTCTAAATCTTTAACTTGCTGAGCATTAAGTTTCTTATTTTGTTCTTTATGATGTCAATCATTAATTTTTTTTATTTTTTTTGCAACTTTAAAATCTATTTTTTTAGCTTTATGGAAAATTTTTGCTTCACATTTATGTTTCTTATAATTAAAAAAATCACCTTTAATTTTTGCAATTTTTGCTAATTCAATTTTATCAATATAACTTATATAAATGGAAAAGAAATAATTTAATTGATTAATTTTTGCTTTATCTTTTAACTCATAACCAAGAATAATATTATCTAAAACCGAAAAATTATTAATTAATTGAAAATGTTGATGTACCATCCCAATACCTAAATCAGTAGCAATATTAGGTGAAGTAATTTGCATTACTTCACCATCAATTTTAATAACTCCAGAAGTTGGTTGATGCAACCCAAAAAGTGTTTTCATCAAAGTAGACTTACCAGCACCATTTTCACCTAAAATCGCATGAATTTCACCATACTTAAGATCTAAATTGATATTTTTGTTAGCAACAATACCATTAGAATAAATCTTTGAAACTTTAATTAATTCCACAGCTTTTTTGCTCTTTATTTCACTATGCATCATTTAATATATCCTACCTTATCACTTTGTTTCTTCACAAACACTTTCATTAGCAATATCTCCTAGCATATTTGTTCCATTACATTTCCTTAAATCTTCAATACTAATGGCCAATGCTTTTTTTAAAGCAACTAATTTATCATTGCCAACTCTTTCACCATAAAAATTGTCAAAATCTTTACCATTCATTGGTACTAAAGAAACCTGCTTAGTTTCTTCTCAAATAAATGATTTAGTTCCCGGAGTAGAATACTCATTTTTATCATCAATAGCATTATTATTTTTAATACGATAATTAATCGCATCCAATACAGTTTTAACAGCAAAAGACACATTTTTTAAAGCTGATGACTTAATTAAATGTTTATATCCTGCCAAATTCTTATCATTCGCTTGGTCAACATCAACACCAACAAATCAAGTATTAGCATTAGCCGCTGCTATTTGTTTTAAAATTGTATTTCCTTCAGGAACAGAAATATTAAAAATAACACCAACATTATTGTTAATAGCATTATTAGTATTAGTTTGAGCAGCCTTAATCGCATCATTTGTTCCAAAACCACCATTAAAAGTTCCAGCAAATCACTCAAATCGTAACTTGTCACCCTTAGCATCAATATCATTAGCCAAAATATTATCACTAAACCATCGTAAACCTTTATTAAAACCAATCATATAGTTTTTAATCGCTGGAATATTTAATCCTCCAATACCAGTCATTTTCACAGTAATATTATCACCATTTTTAATAACGGGTAATCCCATATTATCTTTATCAACTTTAAACCGCTGTAAAATTTGTCCCGCTACATCAATTGCCGCCGCAAACCCTGGTTTTGATTCATCAACTGAAATTTCATAATATTTATCAACCGCTTTAGTATTTAATGATTTAATCATTTCATAAACAGTAAGATCAACCGTTAGAAAATATGTGTTATTGTATACATCAAAAAAATTAGGTTGAAGAACAGTTTTAACATATGTAAACCCCGGAAGCACGACAGCTAAATAACCATCATCAATAGTTTTTGTAATTGCAGGCGTAATCATATTAGGATCATCTTGTGTATCAGGGTATAAGACATCTAATGCTTCATTTAAATTAGAATCTACTTTTAACATTCCTTCTCAAGCCGCTTGATTAAAACCACCATCTTGAGCCTTTAAAGGATTATTAGCAATCATTTTAAAGGATGACATACTATAACGACTACTACAACTAGTAATAAAGACAACTGGCAAAACCATTGTCAATAATCAACGCAGTCCTTTAATCCTTCCTAAATTATTTATCACTTGTTTTTTCCTCTCATTTCTATATTTCTTATCTTAAACTCCTTTTTTCATTTTACTTTCTTTATAAAAATTTAGCAAGATTTATTTAAGCTGAATTATACTTGTAAGTGCAAGTAAATAAAATTGCAAAAGATTTCATATAAAAATTTCATGATGCTATGGATTGGCAACCCTTTTTAGGACACTTTTTATGTAGACTGGTATTTTCTAAATTCAACGGGAGTTAAATAATTTAAACTGCCATGAATTCGAATATTATTATATCAATTAACAAAATCAAATAGTTCGCATTTTAGTTGTGTTAAGTTTGCAAATTTTTTACCGTTAATAAATTCGGTTTTAAAGGTTTTGTAAGTTGCTTCAGCAACAGCATTATCATATGGGCATCCTTTGGAGCTTAATGATCTTTTAATTTTAAAGGTTATTAAAATTTCATCAATAATTTTATTTTTAAACTCATTACCACGATCAGTATGAAATAAAGTTATTTTATTTAATGGTCGTGTTATCTTGTGAAAAGCTTGTTGAACTAATTCAGCAGTTTTATTTGGCCCAGCACTATAGCCAATTACTTCGCGATTAAACAAGTCAATTAATAAACAAATATAATGTCATTTAGTGCCAACTTGAACATATGTTAAATCACTAACAACAACTTCATTTGGTTTTTTGTCATTAAATTGACGATTTAAAACATTATTAATTTCGTCATTATTAACTGTTTTTTTATGATTACAATATTTTAACTTGGTGTATTTAGAAACCAAATTATTTTTGATCATAATGAATCGGATTTTTCGTCGTGATAAAATGATATTTTTTCTTATTAAAACAGCTTTAATTTTACGAGCACCATAAATCTTGCGACTTTTATTAAATGCACTGATAACTTCTTGTTCATAATTATTAACATCAAACTTGGTGCATTTATTAGTTTGATAATAATATGTTGATTTTAGTAAACCTAAAATCTTACATATTTTCCTCACTGAATATTTATTTTTGTTGTTATTAATTATTGTTATTTTTTCCCGATTATCAGTGCTGCTTGCTTTAAAATGTCATTTTCCATCCGTAATTGTTGGTTTTCTTTTCGCAAGTAAATTAATTCATTTTCTTCGACAGTGCAATTATCTTTTGCTTTAAATGACCCAGAATTATTATAATTTTTAATTCAACTATAAATAGTTGGTTTTGGTAAATTATATTCTTTCCCTAAATTAATAACACTTTTGTCATTTTTGTATAGCATTACAATTTGTTTTTTAAATTCTTCAGAGTATGAGGTTTTATTTCCCATTTTTATATTCCTTCTTTCTTAATAATTTTGAAGTCTATATAATTATGGTCCAACTTATTGTAGCCTATCCACTAAGTTTATTTTAGAAAAAGTAAATTTAATTTTATATGGGATACAAACATCTTGGCATAGATGAAAGAATTTATATTGAGAATCAATTGAAATTTAAAGTAAAAATTAGTGAAATAGCTAAAAATCTTAATCGAAGTATTAGTGCCAAATTGTAAAGTTAAGTGCAACTAAATTATTTTTCTAACCAAATATTCGATTGGCGAAAGATAATTTAGTATTTTTCTTGGTCTTTGGTTTAAAGACAATATAAATTTATGAACTGCATTTTTAGTAGTGTTTGAAAAATTAAATTTTTTAGGAAATTTTTCTCTAATTAAACCATTAGTATTTTCATTAGTACCTCTTTGTCAAGGTGAATATGCATCAGCAAAATAAATTTTCACATTTAAATTTTTTTCAAGTTGTTGTCAATTAGCAAATTCTTTACCCCTATCAAATGTTATAGTCTTAACAAGATTATTTGGAAGAATTGATAAATAATGACTAATATTTTTGTTAATAACTTTAGTAGTTCTATTTTCAACTAATATTGCTAAAGTAAATCTTGATGTTCTTTCAACTAAAGTTATTAAACATGATTTACTTTTACCTCGTGATGATACTACAGTATCACCTTCTCAATGGCCAAGAGTTATGCGATTATTAACATTTCGTTCTTTAATGGATTTACCATTAAATTTACCCCGATTTTCTTGAGATTTTCGTTTCTTACCTTTTCTTCTTAAATTTTTACTAGTAACCTTTTCAAGTAATCCAGAATAAATTCAATTGTAAATTGTTTTAAAACTAATAATTCATTCTTGATGAAAATTTTTAATTCTGCCATAAATTTGTTCAGGCG from Spiroplasma endosymbiont of Lonchoptera lutea harbors:
- a CDS encoding IS3 family transposase (programmed frameshift); this translates as MGNKTSYSEEFKKQIVMLYKNDKSVINLGKEYNLPKPTIYSWIKNYNNSGSFKAKDNCTVEENELIYLRKENQQLRMENDIFKASSTDNREKITIINNNKNKYSVRKICKILGLLKSTYYYQTNKCTKFDVNNYEQEVISAFNKSRKIYGARKIKAVLIRKNIILSRRKIRFIMIKNNLVSKYTKLKYCNHKKTVNNDEINNVLNRQFNDKKPNEVVVSDLTYVQVGTKWHYICLLIDLFNREVIGYSAGPNKTAELVQQAFHKITRPLNKITLFHTDRGNEFKNKIIDEILITFKIKRSLSSKGCPYDNAVAEATYKTFKTEFINGKKFANLTQLKCELFDFVNWYNNIRIHGSLNYLTPVEFRKYQST
- a CDS encoding ABC transporter permease, giving the protein MSKYKKIFFPILSIVVAFIIGLFLLLISNDPLAKYKIGDLLWGNFRSKNVFLDFLGYFSVYGLVGIAVAIGFRGGIFNIGVSGQMMFAGVMSYIALSWGNADALNPFFVFIICILSAMALGLLTAVLKVYANIHEVVATIMLNWAVLYFYQFVLESGPALETNGASIGFPNHLLINLNLKEIVTSPFNIGIFITIILIAGFWFIFKFTSLGYKIKISGSNPLATKYAGVKYNKIVIYTMLISSCVAGIAGFVYYYGMVRFLPVQSIPLNIGFDGITVALLANNSFIGIIFSALFVSAVYAQKVVMSGNKEIVETIIAIALLSIALGTYFLVKPKSKITKWYLQLMATRQLRLPYSYHGINRWYLKFLRFKDFIQLKIYYLLNKIDIYYEYFEAHTRNWLKLIFMRNHALYLSQKLLINVNKEMNIIEYWKEYEEISEQKINFAKQFFKEDKIKIKKLNSKENKIIGLTKKIILIKQKLILKLHNNNMTLVIDEYENSYEAKEKKILDLNKIINDSNLSLFQRWYYKLQLQKLTKSQLRNASQFISKKTLIEEITKEVKKDA
- a CDS encoding ABC transporter ATP-binding protein; the protein is MAYKLEKLEYKLTDIIIALKNKYNNRVENNADTETIICSKINQLKKRMNFYRSFLHRMKRKWQTRFWLNSREANKRIEQICEKMNFKINLKEKVNNISIYDEQKVEILKVLYRDAKILILDEPTAVLTPQEIDDLMKMLLEFKSQGKAILIITHKLNEIKAIADRCTIIRQGEYIDTVNVKKTSVDKLAEKMVGRKISFSLKKKPLKLGEKLLVLKNINTLSKAKVNILKNFSLTINRGEILGIAGIEGNGQEDIVNIICRRLNPVSGEVMLFDELDVVNKVTNKLKQIKEKEAILKDSNIKVGQKIPWEYNLLRLDTKDTYNLGIHHIPADRQKQGLVLDMSLWENISLRDQFNRKYTNYGLLNLAKIKEKTQEIINNFDVRGAKSVQNRAKELSGGNQQKVIIGRELSESPKLIIAEQPTRGLDVGAIEYIYESLLKQRDQGNAVLLISYELDEVINLSDRIITINNGKNMGEVKANNVTKEKLGLMMVGVNFKDE
- a CDS encoding helix-turn-helix domain-containing protein; this translates as MYKYLTIESIIAIKEYKSYGFSIRKIAKAIDYSKSTVHRVCKLLNQNLLLLEILNQVQKNKQNAGRKLIILTLTEINTINHLLITKNYALDIIADFLKKNKIKNISTKTLYNMFKTNRMGFDEKNLLRKGKNKPHKQKETRGRINNCKSIHEKNLNVKIYFADAGKPCQRGLNENNNGILRRYLPKSTDLSSYKQKDLNSIAFQINSTPRKSLSYKRPIDLIQLF
- a CDS encoding IS30 family transposase, encoding MGYKHLGIDERIYIENQLKFKVKISEIAKNLNRSISTINREVNRNKDNNHYFSLIAQNKAENRKQLHVYFHKFKNRELVKYVQQKLLLGWSPEQIYGRIKNFHQEWIISFKTIYNWIYSGLLEKVTSKNLRRKGKKRKSQENRGKFNGKSIKERNVNNRITLGHWEGDTVVSSRGKSKSCLITLVERTSRFTLAILVENRTTKVINKNISHYLSILPNNLVKTITFDRGKEFANWQQLEKNLNVKIYFADAYSPWQRGTNENTNGLIREKFPKKFNFSNTTKNAVHKFILSLNQRPRKILNYLSPIEYLVRKII
- a CDS encoding ABC transporter permease, whose product is MLNSVFGTSLISGLPLISIFMITAIAALISERAGVINIGLEGQMVFAGFGYSLVTYRHYDVNNLNNHHLAVIAIIVGILFGMIISLLHSLMVLKFKINHIISGTVVNVAGSAIAAMGATLLNNRANISSNIQYIPWKIDSLIFYPFIILIIVIAIICLLVFSKFGLRLKSVGENPWASESVGINVIRYKFVAITISGALAGLSGSLYVITQNIFMPTAGGYGFIAIAIMILARWNGWFIILSSFILGYVIQLTYEAAAVPDITKHINPQLLKSLIYLSPLVSLLIFRFIYNKKITGAPSALGINYSVDSC